A part of Antennarius striatus isolate MH-2024 chromosome 21, ASM4005453v1, whole genome shotgun sequence genomic DNA contains:
- the fbxo11b gene encoding F-box only protein 11 isoform X2, which translates to MNSVRATNRRPRRVSRPRPVQPERNNGDGDEEAPAAAAAEMGIEESGPGAQNSPYQLRRKTLLPKRTAAASATASACPSKGPMEGASTSSTETFGHRAKRARVSGKSHDLPAPAEQYLQQKLPDEVVLKIFSYLLEQDLCQAACVCKRFSQLANDPILWKRLYMEVFEYTRPMMHPEPGRFFQVSPEEHEHPNPWKESFQQLYKGAHVKPGFAEHFYSNPGRYKGRENMLYYDTIEDALGGVQEAHFDGLIFVHSGIYTDEWIYIESPITMIGAAPGKVADKVVIENTRDSTFVFMEGSEDAYVGYMTIKFNPDDKSAQHHNAHHCLEITVNCSPNIDHCIIRSTCTVGSAVCVSGQGACPTIKHCNISDCENVGLYITDHAQGIYEDNEISNNALAGIWVKNHGNPIIRRNHIHHGRDVGVFTFDHGMVSAAATAERTPRRRLNAPSPVIQGYFENCNIHRNRIAGFEVKAYANPTVVRCEIHHGQTGGIYVHEKGRGQFIENKIYANNFAGVWITSNSDPTIRGNAIFNGNQGGVYIFGDGRGLIESNDIYGNALAGIQIRTNSCPIVRHNKIHDGQHGGIYVHEKGQGVIEENEVYSNTLAGVWVTTGSTPVLRKNRIHSGKQVGVYFYDNGHGVLEDNDIYNHMYSGVQIRTGSNPKIRRNKIWGGQNGGILVYNSGLGFIEDNEIFDNAMAGVWIKTDSNPTLRRNKIHDGRDGGICIFNGGRGLLEENDIFRNAQAGVLISTNSHPILRKNRIFDGFAAGIEITNHATATLEGNQIFNNRFGGLFLASGVNVTMKDNKILNNQDAIEKAVSRGQCLYKISSYTSYPMHDFYRCHTCNTTDRNAICVNCIKKCHQGHDVEFIRHDRFFCDCGAGTLSNPCTLAGEPTHDTDTLYDSAPPIESNTLQHN; encoded by the exons ATGAACTCCGTCAGAGCCACCAACAGGAGACCCAGGCGAGTGTCGAGGCCGCGCCCGGTGCAGCCCGAACGGAACAACGGGGATGGAG ATGAGGaggctcctgcagcagctgcagccgaGATGGGCATCGAGGAGTCCGGTCCAGGAGCTCAGAACAGTCCCTACCAGCTCAGACGCAAGACCCTGCTTCCTAAGAGAACCGCTGCTGCCTCTGCAACCGCCTCTGCCTGCCCCAGCAAGGGCCCGATGGAG ggAGCGTCCACATCATCCACAGAGACTTTTGGCCATCGAGCAAAGCGGGCACGAGTGTCCGGTAAGAGCCACGACCTGCCAG CCCCAGCAGAGCAATATCTGCAGCAGAAACTTCCAGATGAAGTTGTTTTGAAGATCTTCTCCTACTTACTGGAACAGGACCTCTGTCAGGCAGCTTGTGTTTGCAAGAGATTCAGCCAGCTAGCCAATGACCCCATCCTATG GAAGCGTCTATACATGGAGGTTTTCGAGTACACGCGTCCCATGATGCACCCTGAGCCGGGCAGGTTCTTCCAGGTCAGCCCAGAGGAGCATGAGCACCCAAACCCCTGGAAGGAGAGCTTCCAACAGCTG TACAAAGGAGCTCATGTAAAACCAGGCTTTGCTGAGCATTTCTACAGCAACCCCGGCCGATAcaaaggcagagagaatatGCTG TATTACGACACCATCGAGGACGCGCTGGGTGGAGTGCAGGAGGCCCACTTTGACGGTCTAATCTTCGTCCACTCTGGCATCTACACAGACGAGTGGATTTACATAGAGTCTCCCATCACCATGATTGGGGCAG CTCCCGGTAAAGTAGCAGACAAGGTGGTGATAGAGAACACCAGAGACTCCACGTTTGTGTTCATGGAGGGCTCTGAGGACGCCTACGTGGGATACATGACGATCAAG TTTAATCCCGACGATAAATCGGCGCAGCACCACAACGCCCACCACTGTTTGGAGATCACCGTCAACTGCAGCCCCAACATCGACCACTGCATCATCCGCTCCACGTGCACAG TCGGATCAGCCGTGTGCGTGAGCGGCCAGGGGGCGTGTCCGACCATCAAGCACTGCAACATCAGCGACTGTGAGAATGTGGGGCTGTACATCACGGATCACGCGCAG GGAATTTACGAAGACAACGAAATCAGCAACAACGCTCTGGCGGGAATATGGGTGAAAAACCACGGCAACCCTATCATCAGGCGCAACCACATCCACCACGGGAGGGACGTGGGCGTGTTCACCTTTGATCACGGGATGGTAAGCGCCGCCGCCACTGCCGAGCGGACGCCTCGCAGACGTCTTAACGCCCCCTCTCCTGTGATTCAGGGCTACTTCGAGAACTGCAACATCCACAGGAACCGCATCGCGGGCTTCGAGGTGAAGGCCTACGCCAACCCCACGGTGGTGCGATGCGAGATCCATCACGGGCAAACGGGGGGCATCTACGTCCACGAGAAGGGGCGGGGGCAGTTTATAGAGAACAAAATCTACGCCAACAACTTTGCCGGCGTGTGGATCACGTCCAACAGTGACCCGACGATACG GGGAAACGCGATATTCAACGGTAACCAAGGAGGGGTTTACATATTCGGAGATGGGCGGGGCTTGATAGAGAGTAACGACATCTACGGGAACGCCCTGGCGGGGATCCAGATCCGAACCAACAGCTGCCCCATCGTACGGCACAACAAGATCCACGATGGGCAGCACGGGGGCATCTACGTG CACGAGAAAGGACAGGGGGTGATCGAGGAGAACGAGGTCTACAGCAACACGCTGGCGGGGGTGTGGGTGACCACCGGCAGCACCCCGGTCCTCCGCAAGAACCGCATCCACAGCGGCAAACAG gtGGGGGTGTATTTCTATGACAACGGACACGGCGTGTTGGAAGACAACGACATCTACAATCACATGTACTCCGGGGTGCAGATCAG GACGGGGAGCAACCCAAAGATCAGGCGCAACAAGATCTGGGGGGGTCAAAACGGAGGCATCCTGGTCTACAACTCAG GCCTGGGCTTCATCGAGGACAACGAGATCTTCGACAACGCCATGGCGGGGGTGTGGATCAAGACGGACAGCAACCCCACGCTCAGACGAAACAAGATCCACGACGGCCGAGACGGCGGCATCTGCATCTTCAACGGGGGTCGAG gtcTGCTGGAGGAGAACGACATCTTCAGGAACGCTCAAGCAGGCGTGTTGATCAGCACCAACAGTCACCCCATCCTCCGCAAGAACCGCATTTTTGATGGCTTCGCAGCCG GGATTGAAATCACTAACCACGCCACGGCCACGCTGGAGGGCAACCAGATCTTCAACAATCGCTTCGGAGGCTTGTTTCTGGCCTCGGGGGTCAACGTCACCATGAAAG ataATAAGATTCTGAATAACCAGGACGCCATCGAGAAGGCGGTGAGCAGAGGACAGTGTCTCTACAAGATCTCCAGCTACACCAGTTACCCCATGCACGACTTCTACAG ATGTCACACCTGTAACACCACAGACCGGAACGCCATCTGTGTGAACTGCATCAAGAAATGCCACCAAGGACACGACGTAGAGTTTATACGGCACGATCG gtTTTTCTGTGACTGCGGCGCAGGAACGTTGTCCAACCCGTGCACGCTGGCCGGAGAGCCGACACACGACACGGACACTCTTTACGACTCGGCGCCGCCCATCGAGTCCAACACGCTGCAGCATAACTGA
- the fbxo11b gene encoding F-box only protein 11 isoform X4: MNSVRATNRRPRRVSRPRPVQPERNNGDGDEEAPAAAAAEMGIEESGPGAQNSPYQLRRKTLLPKRTAAASATASACPSKGPMEGASTSSTETFGHRAKRARVSAPAEQYLQQKLPDEVVLKIFSYLLEQDLCQAACVCKRFSQLANDPILWKRLYMEVFEYTRPMMHPEPGRFFQVSPEEHEHPNPWKESFQQLYKGAHVKPGFAEHFYSNPGRYKGRENMLYYDTIEDALGGVQEAHFDGLIFVHSGIYTDEWIYIESPITMIGAAPGKVADKVVIENTRDSTFVFMEGSEDAYVGYMTIKFNPDDKSAQHHNAHHCLEITVNCSPNIDHCIIRSTCTVGSAVCVSGQGACPTIKHCNISDCENVGLYITDHAQGIYEDNEISNNALAGIWVKNHGNPIIRRNHIHHGRDVGVFTFDHGMVSAAATAERTPRRRLNAPSPVIQGYFENCNIHRNRIAGFEVKAYANPTVVRCEIHHGQTGGIYVHEKGRGQFIENKIYANNFAGVWITSNSDPTIRGNAIFNGNQGGVYIFGDGRGLIESNDIYGNALAGIQIRTNSCPIVRHNKIHDGQHGGIYVHEKGQGVIEENEVYSNTLAGVWVTTGSTPVLRKNRIHSGKQVGVYFYDNGHGVLEDNDIYNHMYSGVQIRTGSNPKIRRNKIWGGQNGGILVYNSGLGFIEDNEIFDNAMAGVWIKTDSNPTLRRNKIHDGRDGGICIFNGGRGLLEENDIFRNAQAGVLISTNSHPILRKNRIFDGFAAGIEITNHATATLEGNQIFNNRFGGLFLASGVNVTMKDNKILNNQDAIEKAVSRGQCLYKISSYTSYPMHDFYRCHTCNTTDRNAICVNCIKKCHQGHDVEFIRHDRFFCDCGAGTLSNPCTLAGEPTHDTDTLYDSAPPIESNTLQHN, translated from the exons ATGAACTCCGTCAGAGCCACCAACAGGAGACCCAGGCGAGTGTCGAGGCCGCGCCCGGTGCAGCCCGAACGGAACAACGGGGATGGAG ATGAGGaggctcctgcagcagctgcagccgaGATGGGCATCGAGGAGTCCGGTCCAGGAGCTCAGAACAGTCCCTACCAGCTCAGACGCAAGACCCTGCTTCCTAAGAGAACCGCTGCTGCCTCTGCAACCGCCTCTGCCTGCCCCAGCAAGGGCCCGATGGAG ggAGCGTCCACATCATCCACAGAGACTTTTGGCCATCGAGCAAAGCGGGCACGAGTGTCCG CCCCAGCAGAGCAATATCTGCAGCAGAAACTTCCAGATGAAGTTGTTTTGAAGATCTTCTCCTACTTACTGGAACAGGACCTCTGTCAGGCAGCTTGTGTTTGCAAGAGATTCAGCCAGCTAGCCAATGACCCCATCCTATG GAAGCGTCTATACATGGAGGTTTTCGAGTACACGCGTCCCATGATGCACCCTGAGCCGGGCAGGTTCTTCCAGGTCAGCCCAGAGGAGCATGAGCACCCAAACCCCTGGAAGGAGAGCTTCCAACAGCTG TACAAAGGAGCTCATGTAAAACCAGGCTTTGCTGAGCATTTCTACAGCAACCCCGGCCGATAcaaaggcagagagaatatGCTG TATTACGACACCATCGAGGACGCGCTGGGTGGAGTGCAGGAGGCCCACTTTGACGGTCTAATCTTCGTCCACTCTGGCATCTACACAGACGAGTGGATTTACATAGAGTCTCCCATCACCATGATTGGGGCAG CTCCCGGTAAAGTAGCAGACAAGGTGGTGATAGAGAACACCAGAGACTCCACGTTTGTGTTCATGGAGGGCTCTGAGGACGCCTACGTGGGATACATGACGATCAAG TTTAATCCCGACGATAAATCGGCGCAGCACCACAACGCCCACCACTGTTTGGAGATCACCGTCAACTGCAGCCCCAACATCGACCACTGCATCATCCGCTCCACGTGCACAG TCGGATCAGCCGTGTGCGTGAGCGGCCAGGGGGCGTGTCCGACCATCAAGCACTGCAACATCAGCGACTGTGAGAATGTGGGGCTGTACATCACGGATCACGCGCAG GGAATTTACGAAGACAACGAAATCAGCAACAACGCTCTGGCGGGAATATGGGTGAAAAACCACGGCAACCCTATCATCAGGCGCAACCACATCCACCACGGGAGGGACGTGGGCGTGTTCACCTTTGATCACGGGATGGTAAGCGCCGCCGCCACTGCCGAGCGGACGCCTCGCAGACGTCTTAACGCCCCCTCTCCTGTGATTCAGGGCTACTTCGAGAACTGCAACATCCACAGGAACCGCATCGCGGGCTTCGAGGTGAAGGCCTACGCCAACCCCACGGTGGTGCGATGCGAGATCCATCACGGGCAAACGGGGGGCATCTACGTCCACGAGAAGGGGCGGGGGCAGTTTATAGAGAACAAAATCTACGCCAACAACTTTGCCGGCGTGTGGATCACGTCCAACAGTGACCCGACGATACG GGGAAACGCGATATTCAACGGTAACCAAGGAGGGGTTTACATATTCGGAGATGGGCGGGGCTTGATAGAGAGTAACGACATCTACGGGAACGCCCTGGCGGGGATCCAGATCCGAACCAACAGCTGCCCCATCGTACGGCACAACAAGATCCACGATGGGCAGCACGGGGGCATCTACGTG CACGAGAAAGGACAGGGGGTGATCGAGGAGAACGAGGTCTACAGCAACACGCTGGCGGGGGTGTGGGTGACCACCGGCAGCACCCCGGTCCTCCGCAAGAACCGCATCCACAGCGGCAAACAG gtGGGGGTGTATTTCTATGACAACGGACACGGCGTGTTGGAAGACAACGACATCTACAATCACATGTACTCCGGGGTGCAGATCAG GACGGGGAGCAACCCAAAGATCAGGCGCAACAAGATCTGGGGGGGTCAAAACGGAGGCATCCTGGTCTACAACTCAG GCCTGGGCTTCATCGAGGACAACGAGATCTTCGACAACGCCATGGCGGGGGTGTGGATCAAGACGGACAGCAACCCCACGCTCAGACGAAACAAGATCCACGACGGCCGAGACGGCGGCATCTGCATCTTCAACGGGGGTCGAG gtcTGCTGGAGGAGAACGACATCTTCAGGAACGCTCAAGCAGGCGTGTTGATCAGCACCAACAGTCACCCCATCCTCCGCAAGAACCGCATTTTTGATGGCTTCGCAGCCG GGATTGAAATCACTAACCACGCCACGGCCACGCTGGAGGGCAACCAGATCTTCAACAATCGCTTCGGAGGCTTGTTTCTGGCCTCGGGGGTCAACGTCACCATGAAAG ataATAAGATTCTGAATAACCAGGACGCCATCGAGAAGGCGGTGAGCAGAGGACAGTGTCTCTACAAGATCTCCAGCTACACCAGTTACCCCATGCACGACTTCTACAG ATGTCACACCTGTAACACCACAGACCGGAACGCCATCTGTGTGAACTGCATCAAGAAATGCCACCAAGGACACGACGTAGAGTTTATACGGCACGATCG gtTTTTCTGTGACTGCGGCGCAGGAACGTTGTCCAACCCGTGCACGCTGGCCGGAGAGCCGACACACGACACGGACACTCTTTACGACTCGGCGCCGCCCATCGAGTCCAACACGCTGCAGCATAACTGA
- the fbxo11b gene encoding F-box only protein 11 isoform X3: MNSVRATNRRPRRVSRPRPVQPERNNGDGDEEAPAAAAAEMGIEESGPGAQNSPYQLRRKTLLPKRTAAASATASACPSKGPMEGASTSSTETFGHRAKRARVSAAPAEQYLQQKLPDEVVLKIFSYLLEQDLCQAACVCKRFSQLANDPILWKRLYMEVFEYTRPMMHPEPGRFFQVSPEEHEHPNPWKESFQQLYKGAHVKPGFAEHFYSNPGRYKGRENMLYYDTIEDALGGVQEAHFDGLIFVHSGIYTDEWIYIESPITMIGAAPGKVADKVVIENTRDSTFVFMEGSEDAYVGYMTIKFNPDDKSAQHHNAHHCLEITVNCSPNIDHCIIRSTCTVGSAVCVSGQGACPTIKHCNISDCENVGLYITDHAQGIYEDNEISNNALAGIWVKNHGNPIIRRNHIHHGRDVGVFTFDHGMVSAAATAERTPRRRLNAPSPVIQGYFENCNIHRNRIAGFEVKAYANPTVVRCEIHHGQTGGIYVHEKGRGQFIENKIYANNFAGVWITSNSDPTIRGNAIFNGNQGGVYIFGDGRGLIESNDIYGNALAGIQIRTNSCPIVRHNKIHDGQHGGIYVHEKGQGVIEENEVYSNTLAGVWVTTGSTPVLRKNRIHSGKQVGVYFYDNGHGVLEDNDIYNHMYSGVQIRTGSNPKIRRNKIWGGQNGGILVYNSGLGFIEDNEIFDNAMAGVWIKTDSNPTLRRNKIHDGRDGGICIFNGGRGLLEENDIFRNAQAGVLISTNSHPILRKNRIFDGFAAGIEITNHATATLEGNQIFNNRFGGLFLASGVNVTMKDNKILNNQDAIEKAVSRGQCLYKISSYTSYPMHDFYRCHTCNTTDRNAICVNCIKKCHQGHDVEFIRHDRFFCDCGAGTLSNPCTLAGEPTHDTDTLYDSAPPIESNTLQHN; the protein is encoded by the exons ATGAACTCCGTCAGAGCCACCAACAGGAGACCCAGGCGAGTGTCGAGGCCGCGCCCGGTGCAGCCCGAACGGAACAACGGGGATGGAG ATGAGGaggctcctgcagcagctgcagccgaGATGGGCATCGAGGAGTCCGGTCCAGGAGCTCAGAACAGTCCCTACCAGCTCAGACGCAAGACCCTGCTTCCTAAGAGAACCGCTGCTGCCTCTGCAACCGCCTCTGCCTGCCCCAGCAAGGGCCCGATGGAG ggAGCGTCCACATCATCCACAGAGACTTTTGGCCATCGAGCAAAGCGGGCACGAGTGTCCG CAGCCCCAGCAGAGCAATATCTGCAGCAGAAACTTCCAGATGAAGTTGTTTTGAAGATCTTCTCCTACTTACTGGAACAGGACCTCTGTCAGGCAGCTTGTGTTTGCAAGAGATTCAGCCAGCTAGCCAATGACCCCATCCTATG GAAGCGTCTATACATGGAGGTTTTCGAGTACACGCGTCCCATGATGCACCCTGAGCCGGGCAGGTTCTTCCAGGTCAGCCCAGAGGAGCATGAGCACCCAAACCCCTGGAAGGAGAGCTTCCAACAGCTG TACAAAGGAGCTCATGTAAAACCAGGCTTTGCTGAGCATTTCTACAGCAACCCCGGCCGATAcaaaggcagagagaatatGCTG TATTACGACACCATCGAGGACGCGCTGGGTGGAGTGCAGGAGGCCCACTTTGACGGTCTAATCTTCGTCCACTCTGGCATCTACACAGACGAGTGGATTTACATAGAGTCTCCCATCACCATGATTGGGGCAG CTCCCGGTAAAGTAGCAGACAAGGTGGTGATAGAGAACACCAGAGACTCCACGTTTGTGTTCATGGAGGGCTCTGAGGACGCCTACGTGGGATACATGACGATCAAG TTTAATCCCGACGATAAATCGGCGCAGCACCACAACGCCCACCACTGTTTGGAGATCACCGTCAACTGCAGCCCCAACATCGACCACTGCATCATCCGCTCCACGTGCACAG TCGGATCAGCCGTGTGCGTGAGCGGCCAGGGGGCGTGTCCGACCATCAAGCACTGCAACATCAGCGACTGTGAGAATGTGGGGCTGTACATCACGGATCACGCGCAG GGAATTTACGAAGACAACGAAATCAGCAACAACGCTCTGGCGGGAATATGGGTGAAAAACCACGGCAACCCTATCATCAGGCGCAACCACATCCACCACGGGAGGGACGTGGGCGTGTTCACCTTTGATCACGGGATGGTAAGCGCCGCCGCCACTGCCGAGCGGACGCCTCGCAGACGTCTTAACGCCCCCTCTCCTGTGATTCAGGGCTACTTCGAGAACTGCAACATCCACAGGAACCGCATCGCGGGCTTCGAGGTGAAGGCCTACGCCAACCCCACGGTGGTGCGATGCGAGATCCATCACGGGCAAACGGGGGGCATCTACGTCCACGAGAAGGGGCGGGGGCAGTTTATAGAGAACAAAATCTACGCCAACAACTTTGCCGGCGTGTGGATCACGTCCAACAGTGACCCGACGATACG GGGAAACGCGATATTCAACGGTAACCAAGGAGGGGTTTACATATTCGGAGATGGGCGGGGCTTGATAGAGAGTAACGACATCTACGGGAACGCCCTGGCGGGGATCCAGATCCGAACCAACAGCTGCCCCATCGTACGGCACAACAAGATCCACGATGGGCAGCACGGGGGCATCTACGTG CACGAGAAAGGACAGGGGGTGATCGAGGAGAACGAGGTCTACAGCAACACGCTGGCGGGGGTGTGGGTGACCACCGGCAGCACCCCGGTCCTCCGCAAGAACCGCATCCACAGCGGCAAACAG gtGGGGGTGTATTTCTATGACAACGGACACGGCGTGTTGGAAGACAACGACATCTACAATCACATGTACTCCGGGGTGCAGATCAG GACGGGGAGCAACCCAAAGATCAGGCGCAACAAGATCTGGGGGGGTCAAAACGGAGGCATCCTGGTCTACAACTCAG GCCTGGGCTTCATCGAGGACAACGAGATCTTCGACAACGCCATGGCGGGGGTGTGGATCAAGACGGACAGCAACCCCACGCTCAGACGAAACAAGATCCACGACGGCCGAGACGGCGGCATCTGCATCTTCAACGGGGGTCGAG gtcTGCTGGAGGAGAACGACATCTTCAGGAACGCTCAAGCAGGCGTGTTGATCAGCACCAACAGTCACCCCATCCTCCGCAAGAACCGCATTTTTGATGGCTTCGCAGCCG GGATTGAAATCACTAACCACGCCACGGCCACGCTGGAGGGCAACCAGATCTTCAACAATCGCTTCGGAGGCTTGTTTCTGGCCTCGGGGGTCAACGTCACCATGAAAG ataATAAGATTCTGAATAACCAGGACGCCATCGAGAAGGCGGTGAGCAGAGGACAGTGTCTCTACAAGATCTCCAGCTACACCAGTTACCCCATGCACGACTTCTACAG ATGTCACACCTGTAACACCACAGACCGGAACGCCATCTGTGTGAACTGCATCAAGAAATGCCACCAAGGACACGACGTAGAGTTTATACGGCACGATCG gtTTTTCTGTGACTGCGGCGCAGGAACGTTGTCCAACCCGTGCACGCTGGCCGGAGAGCCGACACACGACACGGACACTCTTTACGACTCGGCGCCGCCCATCGAGTCCAACACGCTGCAGCATAACTGA
- the fbxo11b gene encoding F-box only protein 11 isoform X6 encodes MNSVRATNRRPRRVSRPRPVQPERNNGDGDEEAPAAAAAEMGIEESGPGAQNSPYQLRRKTLLPKRTAAASATASACPSKGPMEGASTSSTETFGHRAKRARVSGKSHDLPAPAEQYLQQKLPDEVVLKIFSYLLEQDLCQAACVCKRFSQLANDPILWKRLYMEVFEYTRPMMHPEPGRFFQVSPEEHEHPNPWKESFQQLYKGAHVKPGFAEHFYSNPGRYKGRENMLYYDTIEDALGGVQEAHFDGLIFVHSGIYTDEWIYIESPITMIGAAPGKVADKVVIENTRDSTFVFMEGSEDAYVGYMTIKFNPDDKSAQHHNAHHCLEITVNCSPNIDHCIIRSTCTVGSAVCVSGQGACPTIKHCNISDCENVGLYITDHAQGIYEDNEISNNALAGIWVKNHGNPIIRRNHIHHGRDVGVFTFDHGMGYFENCNIHRNRIAGFEVKAYANPTVVRCEIHHGQTGGIYVHEKGRGQFIENKIYANNFAGVWITSNSDPTIRGNAIFNGNQGGVYIFGDGRGLIESNDIYGNALAGIQIRTNSCPIVRHNKIHDGQHGGIYVHEKGQGVIEENEVYSNTLAGVWVTTGSTPVLRKNRIHSGKQVGVYFYDNGHGVLEDNDIYNHMYSGVQIRTGSNPKIRRNKIWGGQNGGILVYNSGLGFIEDNEIFDNAMAGVWIKTDSNPTLRRNKIHDGRDGGICIFNGGRGLLEENDIFRNAQAGVLISTNSHPILRKNRIFDGFAAGIEITNHATATLEGNQIFNNRFGGLFLASGVNVTMKDNKILNNQDAIEKAVSRGQCLYKISSYTSYPMHDFYRCHTCNTTDRNAICVNCIKKCHQGHDVEFIRHDRFFCDCGAGTLSNPCTLAGEPTHDTDTLYDSAPPIESNTLQHN; translated from the exons ATGAACTCCGTCAGAGCCACCAACAGGAGACCCAGGCGAGTGTCGAGGCCGCGCCCGGTGCAGCCCGAACGGAACAACGGGGATGGAG ATGAGGaggctcctgcagcagctgcagccgaGATGGGCATCGAGGAGTCCGGTCCAGGAGCTCAGAACAGTCCCTACCAGCTCAGACGCAAGACCCTGCTTCCTAAGAGAACCGCTGCTGCCTCTGCAACCGCCTCTGCCTGCCCCAGCAAGGGCCCGATGGAG ggAGCGTCCACATCATCCACAGAGACTTTTGGCCATCGAGCAAAGCGGGCACGAGTGTCCGGTAAGAGCCACGACCTGCCAG CCCCAGCAGAGCAATATCTGCAGCAGAAACTTCCAGATGAAGTTGTTTTGAAGATCTTCTCCTACTTACTGGAACAGGACCTCTGTCAGGCAGCTTGTGTTTGCAAGAGATTCAGCCAGCTAGCCAATGACCCCATCCTATG GAAGCGTCTATACATGGAGGTTTTCGAGTACACGCGTCCCATGATGCACCCTGAGCCGGGCAGGTTCTTCCAGGTCAGCCCAGAGGAGCATGAGCACCCAAACCCCTGGAAGGAGAGCTTCCAACAGCTG TACAAAGGAGCTCATGTAAAACCAGGCTTTGCTGAGCATTTCTACAGCAACCCCGGCCGATAcaaaggcagagagaatatGCTG TATTACGACACCATCGAGGACGCGCTGGGTGGAGTGCAGGAGGCCCACTTTGACGGTCTAATCTTCGTCCACTCTGGCATCTACACAGACGAGTGGATTTACATAGAGTCTCCCATCACCATGATTGGGGCAG CTCCCGGTAAAGTAGCAGACAAGGTGGTGATAGAGAACACCAGAGACTCCACGTTTGTGTTCATGGAGGGCTCTGAGGACGCCTACGTGGGATACATGACGATCAAG TTTAATCCCGACGATAAATCGGCGCAGCACCACAACGCCCACCACTGTTTGGAGATCACCGTCAACTGCAGCCCCAACATCGACCACTGCATCATCCGCTCCACGTGCACAG TCGGATCAGCCGTGTGCGTGAGCGGCCAGGGGGCGTGTCCGACCATCAAGCACTGCAACATCAGCGACTGTGAGAATGTGGGGCTGTACATCACGGATCACGCGCAG GGAATTTACGAAGACAACGAAATCAGCAACAACGCTCTGGCGGGAATATGGGTGAAAAACCACGGCAACCCTATCATCAGGCGCAACCACATCCACCACGGGAGGGACGTGGGCGTGTTCACCTTTGATCACGGGATG GGCTACTTCGAGAACTGCAACATCCACAGGAACCGCATCGCGGGCTTCGAGGTGAAGGCCTACGCCAACCCCACGGTGGTGCGATGCGAGATCCATCACGGGCAAACGGGGGGCATCTACGTCCACGAGAAGGGGCGGGGGCAGTTTATAGAGAACAAAATCTACGCCAACAACTTTGCCGGCGTGTGGATCACGTCCAACAGTGACCCGACGATACG GGGAAACGCGATATTCAACGGTAACCAAGGAGGGGTTTACATATTCGGAGATGGGCGGGGCTTGATAGAGAGTAACGACATCTACGGGAACGCCCTGGCGGGGATCCAGATCCGAACCAACAGCTGCCCCATCGTACGGCACAACAAGATCCACGATGGGCAGCACGGGGGCATCTACGTG CACGAGAAAGGACAGGGGGTGATCGAGGAGAACGAGGTCTACAGCAACACGCTGGCGGGGGTGTGGGTGACCACCGGCAGCACCCCGGTCCTCCGCAAGAACCGCATCCACAGCGGCAAACAG gtGGGGGTGTATTTCTATGACAACGGACACGGCGTGTTGGAAGACAACGACATCTACAATCACATGTACTCCGGGGTGCAGATCAG GACGGGGAGCAACCCAAAGATCAGGCGCAACAAGATCTGGGGGGGTCAAAACGGAGGCATCCTGGTCTACAACTCAG GCCTGGGCTTCATCGAGGACAACGAGATCTTCGACAACGCCATGGCGGGGGTGTGGATCAAGACGGACAGCAACCCCACGCTCAGACGAAACAAGATCCACGACGGCCGAGACGGCGGCATCTGCATCTTCAACGGGGGTCGAG gtcTGCTGGAGGAGAACGACATCTTCAGGAACGCTCAAGCAGGCGTGTTGATCAGCACCAACAGTCACCCCATCCTCCGCAAGAACCGCATTTTTGATGGCTTCGCAGCCG GGATTGAAATCACTAACCACGCCACGGCCACGCTGGAGGGCAACCAGATCTTCAACAATCGCTTCGGAGGCTTGTTTCTGGCCTCGGGGGTCAACGTCACCATGAAAG ataATAAGATTCTGAATAACCAGGACGCCATCGAGAAGGCGGTGAGCAGAGGACAGTGTCTCTACAAGATCTCCAGCTACACCAGTTACCCCATGCACGACTTCTACAG ATGTCACACCTGTAACACCACAGACCGGAACGCCATCTGTGTGAACTGCATCAAGAAATGCCACCAAGGACACGACGTAGAGTTTATACGGCACGATCG gtTTTTCTGTGACTGCGGCGCAGGAACGTTGTCCAACCCGTGCACGCTGGCCGGAGAGCCGACACACGACACGGACACTCTTTACGACTCGGCGCCGCCCATCGAGTCCAACACGCTGCAGCATAACTGA